A segment of the Acidimicrobiales bacterium genome:
GGCCAACCGCAGGGGCCCGAGCGGCGCCGGGGGCGAGCGGATCGACCCCTTCGCTGTGGGCGAGCCCTGGCGGCGCTACGTGGCCGACGCCCTCCAGGCCCGCACCCGCTTCGGCGACGCGGTGGCGGGCGTGCGGTCCGGCCCCGTGCGCGACCGGCTGGTGGAGGTGCAGCGACGCCTCGAAGAGGGGGTGCGGGAGTGCTGGGCCGTGGCCCGCCGGGGTGCCCAGCTCGACCGCGCCCGCGACGCGGTGCAGGCCGACGCGGCGCGCGCCGAGCTCGTCCGGCTCGAGTCCGGCGAGGTGCTCGACGCGGATCCGGCACGCGTCGAGGCCCTGCGGGGCCGGGTGGCGTCGTTCGACCGGCTCACGACCGTGGAGCAGGACTCGCTGGCCAAGCTCCGCGTGCTCCAGGCTCGCCTCGACGAGGTGGTCGCCCGGGGGATCGAGCTGTCGATGCGCACCGACGACGTGGATGCGGCCGCCAGCCTCGGCGGCGAGGTCGACGACGTGGTGCTCGAGCTGGAGGCCCTCCGCCAGGCCCTCGAGGAGACGGGGGCCGGCGGCTGAGCGCGTCGGCGAGCCGAGCGCCTCAGCGACCGGCGCGCCGCGCCTCCCGCACCGTGTCGACGGTGTGGCGCAGGTGCTCCTCGAGCGCCCCGGCGGCGGCGTCGGCGTCGCCGGCGAGCGCGGCCGCGAGGAGGGCCTCGTGCTCGGCGTGGGCGTCGCGCGCCGGGCCCCGCCCGGGGCCCAGCGCGGCGGAGAGCACCTGGTACCGGAGCGAGTGGTCGGCCAGCAGGGAGGTGAGGCGCAGCAGCCACTGCGAGGGGCAGCGCGCCAGGAGGGCTCGGTGGAAGTCGCGGTGGGCCTCGGCCACGGTGACCACGTCGGGCGCGGTGCGCCCGGCCCGCTCCATCTCGTCGAAGGCGGCGCGGATCTCGGCGCGGTGGTCGGCGTCGCTGCGGGCGAGGGACTGGCGCAGCGCCATGGGGTCGAGCAGCCGCCGCAGCTCGTAGATCTCCTCGGCGTCGGCGGCCGACACCTGGGCCACCCGCGCCCCGCGGTGCGGCTCGAGGTCGACCAGGCCCTGTCCGGCGAGGCGCTGGAAGGCCTCCCGCAGGGGCGTCGCGCTCACCGCCCATCGGTCGGAGAGGGTGGTGGCCACGAGCTTCTCGCCCGGCTGGAGCTCGCCCCGGAGGATGGCGTCCTTCAGTCGTCGGTCCACCCAGTCGGCTCGGGTGGCGGGTCCACCGTCCTCGGTCGTCACGGCTCCATCGTCGCGCCGGGCGACGGGACTCGGGGGCCCTTGACCGCAAAGTCTATAGATTATAGAATTTGGCGATGCGCCTGGCCCGGATCCGTCGTGACGGCCGGGTGGCCCTCGGGGTGGTCGTCGGCGACGACGTGATCGACCTCGCGGTGGCTGCCCCCGACCTGC
Coding sequences within it:
- a CDS encoding GntR family transcriptional regulator, translating into MTTEDGGPATRADWVDRRLKDAILRGELQPGEKLVATTLSDRWAVSATPLREAFQRLAGQGLVDLEPHRGARVAQVSAADAEEIYELRRLLDPMALRQSLARSDADHRAEIRAAFDEMERAGRTAPDVVTVAEAHRDFHRALLARCPSQWLLRLTSLLADHSLRYQVLSAALGPGRGPARDAHAEHEALLAAALAGDADAAAGALEEHLRHTVDTVREARRAGR